In a single window of the Elaeis guineensis isolate ETL-2024a chromosome 4, EG11, whole genome shotgun sequence genome:
- the LOC105043756 gene encoding monooxygenase 2, with the protein MATSFSSRLLHLLRPSPFSASLRPTRIRPERRIFTSFAGPSENPRKEEIVVVGAGIAGLATALALHRVGVRSVVLEQGDSLRTGGTSLTLSKNGWRALDVLGVGDELRSKFLQIQRLVIRSEDGRELRSFSFKEEAPGQELRGVERRVLLETLASRLPPNTISFSSRLKSIERQGSEGTLLELDDGRRVLAEIVIACDGVHSPVAKWMGFSEPNYVGHCVFLGLGLYPDGQLFKPEVNYFYGRGMRAGFAPVSSTKVYWFITFNSPSPGPRTSDPYVLKKEALDLVRSWPQELPDVVQRTPEDGVVKTSLADRWLWPGFSPPSWANGVVVIGDAWHPMTPNLGQGACLALEDAVVLVSKLRGVIGGRRELIDQVLREYSKERWARVFPLTIRANLVGSLSQWENPVFCSFRNNIMIPKLVRLGRLVEHTNFECESLEPAGSA; encoded by the exons ATGGCAACCAGCTTCTCGTCTCGGCTCCTCCATCTCCTCCGACCGTCGCCATTCTCTGCGTCTCTTCGCCCAACGAGAATAAGACCCGAGCGGCGAATCTTCACTTCATTCGCTGGGCCAAGCGAGAATCCCCGGAAGGAGGAAATAGTCGTCGTCGGCGCTGGCATCGCCGGCCTCGCCACCGCTCTCGCTCTCCATAG GGTCGGGGTGCGATCGGTGGTGCTGGAGCAAGGGGACTCGCTCCGGACGGGAGGGACCTCGCTGACGCTTTCCAAGAATGGGTGGCGCGCCTTGGATGTccttggagttggagacgaactCAGGAGCAAATTCCTCCAGATCCAACG GCTGGTGATAAGGTCGGAGGATGGAAGGGAGCTCCGATCATTTTCGTTCAAAGAAGAAGCTCCTGG GCAAGAACTCCGAGGGGTGGAAAGGAGGGTGCTTCTTGAGACTCTTGCTAGTCGGTTGCCACCGAACACGATATCTTTCTCGTCAAGACTGAAATCTATTGAAAGACAAGGGAGTGAGGGGACTTTACTGGAGCTTGACGATGGCAGACGCGTACTTGCCGAG ATTGTAATTGCTTGTGATGGTGTGCATTCCCCAGTAGCAAAATGGATGGGATTTTCAGAGCCGAACTATGTTGGACATTGTGTCTTCCTAGGCCTTGGGCTATATCCTGATGGTCAGCTATTCAAACCAGAAGTGAACTACTTCTACGGAAGGGGCATGCGTGCTGGTTTTGCTCCAGTTTCCTCCACGAAAGTTTATTGGTTCATCACCTTCAATAGCCCATCACCTG GACCGAGGACCAGCGACCCATATGTTTTGAAGAAGGAAGCTCTTGATCTTGTAAGAAGCTGGCCTCAAGAGCTCCCGGATGTCGTGCAAAGGACCCCAGAAGATGGTGTCGTCAAGACTTCACTAGCCGACCGGTGGCTGTGGCCTGGTTTTAGTCCTCCATCATGGGCAAATGGTGTGGTGGTGATTGGTGATGCATGGCACCCCATGACACCCAACCTCGGGCAGGGTGCTTGCTTGGCTTTAGAAGATGCAGTGGTTTTAGTGAGCAAGCTTCGAGGTGTGATTGGTGGCAGAAGGGAACTGATAGACCAAGTGCTAAGAGAGTACAGCAAAGAGAGGTGGGCTCGTGTATTTCCATTGACCATTCGAGCAAACCTTGTCGGATCTTTGTCGCAGTGGGAAAATCCAGTGTTTTGTTCATTTAGGAACAATATCATGATCCCAAAGTTGGTGAGGCTGGGGCGACTTGTGGAGCACACGAATTTTGAGTGCGAGTCGCTGGAACCAGCAGGATCAGCCTAA